In one window of Falco cherrug isolate bFalChe1 chromosome 10, bFalChe1.pri, whole genome shotgun sequence DNA:
- the GID8 gene encoding glucose-induced degradation protein 8 homolog has product MSYAEKPDEITKDEWMEKLNNLHIQRADMNRLIMNYLVTEGFKEAAEKFRMESGIEPSVDLETLDERIKIREMILKGQIQEAIALINSLHPELLDTNRYLYFHLQQQHLIELIRQRETEAALEFAQTQLAEQGEESRECLTEMERTLALLAFDNPEESPFGDLLNMMQRQKVWSEVNQAVLDYENRESTPKLAKLLKLLLWAQNELDQKKVKYPKMTDLSKGTIEEPK; this is encoded by the exons ATGAGTTATGCAGAAAAACCTGATGAAATCACGAAAGATGAATGGATGGAAAAACTTAATAACTTGCATATCCAGAGAGCAGACATGAACCGCCTTATCATGAACTACCTTGTTACAG aggGCTTTAAAGAAGCAGCGGAGAAATTTCGAATGGAGTCTGGGATTGAACCCAGTGTTGATTTAGAAACTCTcgatgaaagaataaaaattcgAGAAATGATACTGAAAGGACAGATTCAAGAAGCCATTGCATTAATAAACAGCCTCCATCCAGAATTGCTAGATACTAACAGATACCTTTACTTTCATTTGCAG CAGCAGCATTTGATTGAACTGATTCGGCAGCGTGagacagaagcagctctggAATTTGCTCAGACCCAATTAGCAGAACAAGGCGAGGAGAGCAGGGAATGCCTGACAGAAATGGAGCGTACACTGGCTTTGCTTGCCTTTGATAATCCCGAAGAATCACCATTTGGAGACTTGCTTAACATGATGCAGCGACAGAAG gtTTGGAGTGAGGTTAATCAAGCGGTTCTAGACTATGAAAATCGTGAATCAACACCCAAGTTGGCAAAATTACTGAAACTACTACTGTGGGCTCAGAATGAGCTGGACcagaagaaagtgaaatatcCCAAAATGACAGACCTCAGCAAGGGGACGATCGAAGAACCCAAGTAA